The following DNA comes from Triticum aestivum cultivar Chinese Spring chromosome 3D, IWGSC CS RefSeq v2.1, whole genome shotgun sequence.
CCATCGTGCTGCTCTAGCGTTTAATTTGTTTGGACTCCGGAGACGCGCTTCCAACTCAAAGGAACGGCAGAAGTAGTGGGGCGCTTTGGAAGCCTTTCAGTTTGAGGTTCCTAGCGATAAGTTTGATGTTCCCGTGGGATTCATAATTTCTTTAGTTGGAAAATGCCTATCGCTATTTtaaaaaacaaatgaaaaaggTGTCTACCTGTTTTTTGAAATATCCATGAAAATGTTCTTAATTTTTAAAAATGTACAAGAATTTAAACGTTCAGTATTTTTAAAGATTTTTTTGAGTGGAAGTATTTTAAAAGAAATAGTTCGTATATATGGCTatccatatattctgtttcgccATGCAAAAatagggaaaaaagaaaaaatattctGTTTCGCGGGCCGTCTGACGGTCTAGGCCCATCAGCCCCCCAAGTGTCCAGTCCCATATTCATTGCTCCCTTACCACCCACACCAACCCACGACCCACGGCCCCTAATAAAGCCGAGCGCGGAAGCCCACCCACCCACAAGTTTCTTCGCTGCCCCTCGTCGTCGTCGGCGCTTCCCCCTCCCGATTCATCGCCGACccccctcctctcccccctccCGCAGCACTCGCCCGCTTACAGACACCAATCCACTCCGCCGCCTCCCACactcctctccaccaagccaccgCCGGGCCAGAAGAACCCCCCTCCGTGTCTCCTCGGCCAATCGCCCCTCGCCCCCCACACGCCTCCGATTCCCCGCGTGCCTCATTTTCGCTTGGCGCGCGCGTCCTTTCGATCCGGCTCTATCCGTCCGTACCAGCGGCGAAGTCGGGCGCCTCTGCTCTCTGCGGCGAGCGGCTAGGGTTTCCGCCCGAGCTCCCGAGCTCCGGGGCGCGGGGGGATGGCGGCCCAGGGAGGCGAGGTGGCTGCCGGATCCGACCCCAAGCCCAACGAGGTAtgcttgcgccgctcctcgtcaCTCAGGAATCCCGAGCTTGGCAGGCCTTTGCTTCCGCCCTGTTTTAACCTTTCCTGGGCTTGCGCGCGATTCGTTGAGTTCCGGTTATGGCTTGAGAACTGTGAGATGCAGATTGGTCGCGCAGACGGCTAGGTTGCTAGTTGATTCGCATTATTATTATATAGCGTCTGCTTCTTCGCTTTGCTGTGGGATACTTAGGTCACCTGGGGCACGTGGATAGCTTCTTCTGGCTGCTGGAGATTGGATTTGACATCCGATTTTGCTAATTTACTGCCTCACAAGTGTAGGAATTTTGACCAGCGTACAACTGAAGTAGTTGATGTAGTGTATTTTGTCACTGTTACTTTGCTCATTCACCTGCTTTAAcgtactagtaagcttgcacgtgcaatgcacgtctgaAATATGACTAAGAGAACTTCATAGGAATTAAACGAATACACAATGTTTTTATTCTTGAACAAATACAAGCAAAAAAACTGTGTATGACGATAAATGAGTAGGAGGGGGTTATGGATCTTGCTATCTTCTCTCATGTTCCTTGTGATCTCTGTTGCGGCCGTGGTGGTCGGGATGTGATTTATATACTGTAGTCACCAAAAAATGTGGAAAATGATGAATTGACGACCGTGACTGATGTTTAATTATTTTCTTGTCACACAAACATGTTGGAAAACAGCAGTATACAAATGCAGCCACAACAACACCATGAATATTCGTCTAGAAATATGAGTTTGCTGCAAAATTGACTGATCTTCACCACTGTCAATTACTGCTACAAATATAATGAACATGCACAAAGAGAATCAAAAGTTCACCTTATCACGTATAGAAGTGGCACTTGGATTAAGAATCtgaaacatatgcatgcatggtacCAATAACGATTGGCAGACAACGTATACGAACAAATCTTGCTTACTTTATTCAAGATATTCAGAGAAGCATGTACTGAATTTTAGGTGCATTTTCCATAGATTGTCAAAGAGATTCTGCACAGTTCTTCCATTCAAATGGTCTAGAAACTAAAAAAAATGCAGTAATCCATTGGCATAAATGCCCTACATACAATCTCCTCGAATCTTGCTTGGATTCAATCCAGCATATTTGGCATCTTTCATGCTTTGTAAAAACAAATCTTGGCCTATCGATGGATGTAGGAATAGCTACAACAATTGACATATCCAGCAGAAAATATTGATTGGCATCTTTCATGCTTTCTAATTATTTTTCTTGGGTGTAGGAAGAGGAGATAGGGCAAATTATAACATATAAAAATCCAATACAATTGGCAGGCCAACATTCAGAGAAGCATGTACTAATTTAGCTTGTAGAAATTCAGAGAAGCATGTATTGAAGAAGCTAGCTCACGGGAAAGCATGTCGCATGATTTGATGCAGCAATTGCAGAAGAAATAACCAGTTAATCACTGACTCAATTTAGATTAAATGGGAACTATACTGTATTAAGTTGGCGAGGGGAAAAAACAATAGAGTTAGTCACTTTCAGTGTACATGAACAGTGCAGATATGCTACATCAATGTATTGATTCTATCTCTTGCTAACATCAGTATAAGTGTGCATCGGAACATGTCATGGATTTCCATATTCTGATTAGCCCCATAATAGTATTCTCCAGTTATTAATACACTTCAGAAATATATAATAGGCATTACATTTATACAGAATGTATGATAATTCAATCTGCATTGAGTTACAAAATTACAGTTGATTTTGTTTGTTTAGAAATAAAGGTACAATCAACTGTAATTAAGCATTATATGAAACACAAAAACTGGCATTGTACTGACACGGTGGCACGCTAAGGACATGCTACTTGCAAAACAAAGTAAATGAAAGTAAATCAGAACTAAAATAATCTCAAGCGGAGAGCTGAACGACAAAGTCAATACACTTGACCACGCTATAGTTCTCGAATGACCAAACTAAATTGAGATGTTTGAAACAACAAAACAGCCAGAACGGTGAGCAACACACCTAAAGCACATCACAACATGAGATCGGTCATCTGCCAATTCTCAGCTTTTTGCTTCCCGAAGAGCTATGGTAGCATGTTGCTGGAGATCCAACAGCAGTATCATCACTCTGTTGGCTGAGACATGCAGCAACATCCAACACGCCTATCAGGCTTTGCTGCACAGAGAACTTTGATGATCCAGCTGACTTTAGGACAATGGTTCCCATTGTTATCTTGTCTTAAATCAATTCGTTGATGCAACCAAACCTTGTCAATCTGCAATACATCATATTAGCCCTCTTGATTGATGCAACCAAACAAACTACAATACACCATAAATTGACTGCAACTCCAAATAAGAAAATGTTCAGATAGAAAAAGACAACAATGAACTTGAGATCAACGTTCTTGCCTACACTTTGTCAATCTCCTTCGGGTCTTGTTGACGCCTTCGAGAATTCTAGGCACTTCACGCGGAGGAAAGCAACATTCAGGCAAATCTCCATCGCTACAACAGTACATCCACCAAGTTAAAAAAAAAGGTTCCCAACTCGCCTCCACTGCTCTACAGCAAACTCAAAAGGAAAATAATGGATTCACACAGCTTTAAAGTAGGCTATTGTGAAAGGAAATCAAAATTGAATTAGAACACAACTTACAAAATTAAGGTAACTGGGAGATATGACAAAAATCCTGAAATTCTCATAACATTTGTACTCTGAATgacaacaaaaaaagaaaaaaatctgaatAACAACAGTAATTGGAAGGATAGAACAACATTAGCTTTAAATAGAATTAGCTAGTTGAGGCTGCAAGAACAACATACAAAGCTAGCATGGCTCTAGCAACTAACAAAGTACATTTTATGCAAGCACGCCTGACCAGCTACGGACCATTTAATCGCTGGTGCTGAAAGAGATAACTCTGAAACGCAGACCTGCACGTCTCCTTGCATCCTTGGCTATCCGTGTACCTCCCCTTTGTCTGGATGGTCTTCTTCATGTTGCAGGGGCCACCGCCCTTGGGGCTCACTGACTGTCCATTAGCTCCTGCTCCTGCTACACGACATCTCCAACCATgttaaaaaaatgcaaataattcaAGATCGAATTAGTCAAGGAGTGACCTGATTCTTATGGAATCAATCTACAAATATGATCCCTCTTTGCAGATGCAAATAACATCTTTCCGCATTGTACAATTCTTCTTCTACAAGCACTCATGAGAGTTAAAAAATGCATCCATGCACCGTCTCTTTGCAGCATTGTGacaacagtggcacttgcagcaGGAAAACATATGCAGTTTTAAGAACTATACGGTATGACAATTTTATAATATGATAAAATCAATGTAAAAAATGAACAGACACTATAATTAAACTGAATCTAAATGAATTTGATCAGACTTTAGATAAATTTTCTTGATAATCTATTCCGAACGTGTAGAGAACGTCCTAATACAAGTACATTAGCGGGGTAAATCCCAAGCTTTCATAGAGCACTCGCGCCATTTGAGGTCGGGATCTACCGGTTTAATTATTTTCAGTTGGTCATGATGATCGACAGACTAACTCCCATAAAGCAGAAGAGTATGGATTACAGATAGTATGATCAATCATAATGTCAGATTTCTAACTTTTGGTTATCATTTACCCTATTCCCATAGTGTTAGATAAATTCAGACTAAAATGTTCGTTAGGTCCGGGATGACGCTGATTATCACCGGTCTTTGTTTGGTCGGTTATTCATATACAACGAATCTATGAATTGGTTTGTTAAAAATTATGTGAAAATACACATGTACCAAATCCTGAAGAAAATGCAAAGCAAAAATGATTCAAATGGGCTGGTTACCAGCAAGGCGACTAATGCCTTCTGTCGCTTTTCTTCCGCAAAATCTTCCTCACCTTCTATCACGACATCAGAACAACGAACATGTACCAGTGCTTGAACAAGATCACCCTAGTAGTGGAACAGCTCATCAGGTGATGCTCTCACAAGCTTTTCAGCAGAACCAAGAGCGCTTTCAACCTTGTGAAGACAAAAGAAAGAAAGGTCAGGATTATACAGTAGTTTCGCAGTGCAGCTGCATGATCCCTTAGACGTGTGAACTTCTTCTGCAAATTAGTGTCATCATCTGACAGATCATATGGCTCCCGGGATGAATCATTGAAGATGCAAAGACCTAGTATCACACATTAGTTCAACATGAGAATGGAACGGCAATTCCAGCCACAGCCTTCAGAATTTAGAATTTGGCACACAGCATATGAAATCAAACAAAATAAGCTCGACGCAAAATTTACCGATGAGGGAGGGCCACCCTGTGGCGTTGTTCCAGACGTACACAGCAACAGTCGTGTGCCACAGGAGAGGCGGACGGGCGTGGCCGACGGACAGGCGCGCGCGCCATAGGAGATGCGGAAGGGCGGGGCCAGCGGCGGGCGTCGTGCACCACAGGAGATGGCGGGGCTGGAGGCTGGCGTCGTAGGAGAGGCGCATGGGCCGGACAACCCGACGGCGAGCGGTGCGAAGGGAGGTTGCGCCGACGATACAGGAGATGGCGGAAGGGCGGGTCCGGCGGCAGGTGCCGTGCGCCATGGGAGAGGCAGATGGGCAGGGCGACGTCGAGCGGGGGTGAAGGGAGGTTGCGCCGGCAGCGGGCGTCATACGACCatagaggggagggagagggagcacgGCGGGGTGGGGAGGGAGGCGGGGGCGCAGTCAAGGCAGGGAAGGTCAACCTGATGAATAGGGGCTCAGTTGCGTCTAGCGGCGTGTTGTGCGGCGATTTGCTTGCGTGAGGTATAGATCGTGGGAGAAGCAGGACGTGGGCGGGGTAGTCTGCCCTGGCAGAACATTTAATCAAGAGCGTTGATTTGTGTGGTAGACCTTCGATGTAATATAGAACGTTGAATGTGATTTAGTGGGATTGATCAAACGTCTCTGGTACTTCTGTGTACACTTCGTAGTGTGGTTTTAGAGGAATtcatgtttgctcttttaatagtagtgTAGATACATGATATACCATCCTAGTGATTTAGCCCAACTTGGGTGTATACATAGTAGTTAGTTAATGTGATAGTTTTATGTAAGTAAAGTTGTGAAGTACTCAGGGTGTCATCCTTTGGGAAGCTTAATGTTGGCTCCCAACTTGGGTGCTCATGTTTGACGGATTACCTAGAATTGTTTGTGTTCTTGCATGATAAGTGAATATGTCTAACTGGAGCTGTCATGGTGGATGTGATGTTTTCGATGTACGCTGTCTTATACTAGCTTCATCTGTCTGGGCAATGTTTGGTGACCAGTTTTTTTTGGAACTGGTGTTATCCGACAATAGCGGTAGCTTGTAAATGGGCATTACCTGGATGCTAGTGCTTGAGCTCTTGGAGCGGAGGCTGTGGAGCAGGATTAGGCTAGGGTCAGGAACTTGGCACTCGGGTGCCATGGGGCACACGCTAGGGATAGGGCTGGAAGCCCTAGGTGCTGGGAGGACTGGAGGAGGGCTAGGTCATTCTGGAACGAATAGAAGATGAATTTCTTCCATTTCGTTGATTTGATTGATGCCGCGTGTCTGCTTCTTTATGTAGATGGTCTGCCTTACGGATACAGATGCTAGACTCAAAACTCAAAAGATTAGGATTCATATTAGGACTCAAACTACACCGTTATGTAGTAACACCCCCCTCCCCCTTCCCAATAGGAATACTACTCAAGCTGGATCTTTCCTAATCTGAAAACCTGCCTTGAATCTTCGAAGCAGGTTTGCCTTCCTCGTACCTTGCCGCAATTCCTAGATTTTTTCCGCAGACCCTCAACACTTACATGTATCCACATAACGCCGGAAGATAGGCTCAAAGAGCAAGGATGAAACCCCTGATCCGTGGCCCTATCGATATGCTATAGTTATCTGAGAGCCTGTGTTGTTATTACCTAGGTTGAGTATCTGTAACTTGCTAACTGGTATTGATAGCTAAGATCAACGATCTATTGATGAAAACACTGTGCTGTGACCATCTACTTGCCCTGATATGGATGGTGCTTCGGATATGGTGATTCAAAAATTTCCCACAACCAGGATATGATGAAACAATGGTACACTGGTATATATATTTGAAAATATAGAAGAAATGGAGACCGCAATAGACTGAGAACGAATTGGCGTCCAGACTCCAAGAAGTGGTATTGAGAGGGAGGGAGTAGGGATGACAATGGGGTCCTATTCTCCAATTAGTGACGAGGACGGGGACTCCCCCCATGTGAACCTAGATTTACAGCGGGATAATTACCATTCTGAAGATAGCCAGATGGCCCAGAAGCACTGGAGTGATCCAGTAGCTGGGAAGGGGCCTAGAAGTGCCTACTCCTTTTCGAAACTACACTTGGCTCTGCACATTTACAGAGTGTACCCTGTCCAGTGTCTGGCAGAACGTTGGGGGCTTTAATGTCGACTCGTTATCCCCATCTCAGCCAAGCTAACGGAGCCTGACTTATTCAGGGGATAGAGTGGAGCCTATCGAAGCACTCTTGAGAGTAAGATCCTTGACTCATATTCCAGAGATACCGAAACAAAAAAGTTCTGCGGGGCTGCTAGGGATTGGGTAGACATAGATTGAGAAGAGAGAATAACTAGAGAACAGATTGATGTTCTTGCTTGACTCCTCACAATAGGGATACCAGATACATCCCTTATATAGACATTCGTGGATGATTACTGTTCACTGAACAGTAATTCCAGCTTGTGATGGCTGGATCCTCGTCCCTGCCTCAGCATAACTTGATTCCCAAGGCAAAGACTCCTAATAATATATTCCCTCTGTCCCTATTTACATGGTGCCCTTGTTCTCGTTATCACACTTTGACCAGCATTTTCACTAACAATATATTGATTACATGTAAaaaaattatatcttttgaaaCCACTCTTTAATATGAATGGGATGGTATAACTTTTGTGACACATACCACACGTTTTGTGAGTCAAATTGATGGTCAAAGTCGAACCTCAATATACGTGAACCTCAACAttagggacagagggagtacctaatGCTAGGTTGGATATAACTAAGATAAAACTCCTCGTTTTGACACAAACTCTTCTGACAAACTCCCTTCTCTATATCTGTCTACAACACATACACAATGAGCGCAGTATGTGGCGGTATATGGAATGCAGCAAAGAAAATTACCCTCTCCCACCCGCTTGCACAGCCTCCACCTTCCCTATTTGCCATGTACTCTAGTCACTTACTCCATCAGTATTAAGTACTGCATCTGATACCCGTACGCCAACTTGATGAAGTATCAAGGCAGCATAGGCGACCACATAGACTTGGATTATAGGATAAACTTTTGAAGTAATGCCCCAATTATATATGGCAAGTTCATTGGGTGATTTGTTCTCAGCAatgcacggtgggcgccaattgctGTCTGGTATTGGTTTGTGTTGTCAAGGCATGTATTTTCTATGGCATGAGTTCATGGCTTTGGCCATACTGTGAAGATTTAACATTTGGGCTGTCCATTTGTAAAACAACTGAATTTTTCTTAAGCATAATCCATTGGATCAGCATCCAGTCATATGCTTAATATCACATCAGTCTCCATGCATACACAATTGTCACAAAATGGACTCGAGAAAAAAAAGTTGAGCTTAGCAAAATCACTTAACACTTGTGTTTAGTTGTTAAGCAGTGTTGCTCAAACTGCAGTTTGCAGCCAGTTAATGCTATTGTTTCGTTATTTGTGTATACTAATTAATTGATGTGGAGTGTCTCATTGACGCCATTACTCACTTTTTTGCGAGGAATTGCTCATTTATTTGTTACATTAGCCatttagatctctctctctctctctgtgcatATTTTTTCATAGAAATTTGCCACATCAGCAGGGAATTCTGCCTTAGATAGGAAAAAAGATGCATCCTATAAATACATTGGGCCGTGGTCATGCATTTTTGATGAGGATCACTTGGTACGCTGGCAAATGGCTATTGCCTTTATGGTTCCTTCCGGATTTCTACCACTGGATTTAATATCTTCACCCCTGTAAAGAAACCACTTGGCAGTAATGGTCCGCTCACCTTGGTATCATGTGCCAACTGTCCGATCTGCTATTGATGGCTGAGGTTGAACTTATATTGCTCACTGGCCACTGAAATCTCTGTTGCAAAAACACCCCGTTCTTCCTTGAATGTCATGGACACACCAAGCAACATCTCGATTCAATTAAATAATTAATCTTGTAAACTTGTAGTACTCATAGCAATTTTTTTAGTTCTTAGCAATGCACAGGTTCCTTACTAGCTTCTTCTGTTCTTTTTCAAATCGCTGCTGTAGTGTGTGACTGTCACCTTCTAGAACAGTGATTGTAGGTTGATGATACTGCTTTGCTCATGATCCATAATTATGAGCTGACAATATGTTTGGTCTCACTAAATAACAGGGCTGGAGCGAAGAGCAGCCAAGCTCATCTCAGTACCAACCTTCAGCATCTGGTCATCATGCGTGGTCTTCAAGTGGGGCTTCCTGGAACTATCCAGTGGATAATTCAAACCAAAATGCAGTTTACTACGATCC
Coding sequences within:
- the LOC123079668 gene encoding uncharacterized protein isoform X5, producing MQLHCETTGDLVQALVHVRCSDVVIEAGAGANGQSVSPKGGGPCNMKKTIQTKGRYTDSQGCKETCSDGDLPECCFPPREVPRILEGVNKTRRRLTKY
- the LOC123079668 gene encoding uncharacterized protein isoform X3, with the protein product MQLHCETTGDLVQALVHVRCSDVVIEAGAGANGQSVSPKGGGPCNMKKTIQTKGRYTDSQGCKETCSDGDLPECCFPPREVPRILEGVNKTRRRLTKCRLTRFGCINELI
- the LOC123079668 gene encoding uncharacterized protein isoform X4, which encodes MQLHCETTGDLVQALVHVRCSDVVIEGAGANGQSVSPKGGGPCNMKKTIQTKGRYTDSQGCKETCSDGDLPECCFPPREVPRILEGVNKTRRRLTKCRLTRFGCINELI
- the LOC123079668 gene encoding uncharacterized protein isoform X1; translation: MTPAAGATSLHPRSTSPCPSASPMAHGTCRRTRPSAISCIVGATSLRTARRRVVRPMRLSYDASLQPRHLLWCTTPAAGPALPHLLWRARLSVGHARPPLLWHTTVAVYVWNNATGWPSLIGLCIFNDSSREPYDLSDDDTNLQKKFTRLRDHAAALRNYCIILTFLSFVFTRLKALLVLLKSL
- the LOC123079668 gene encoding uncharacterized protein isoform X2, with protein sequence MTPAAGATSLHPRSTSPCPSASPMAHGTCRRTRPSAISCIVGATSLRTARRRVVRPMRLSYDASLQPRHLLWCTTPAAGPALPHLLWRARLSVGHARPPLLWHTTVAVYVWNNATGWPSLIGLCIFNDSSREPYDLSDDDTNLQKKFTRLRDHAAALRNYW